ATTCTCCTTCTGGTCTAGATTAGTAATCAGATTCTGCTCTAATAAGTGAACTGAACAACCTTTCTTTTTTCTGTTGCAACTTGCAACTTCGAGGTGCAAAAATACCTGAGAGTGATTATAAAAACCATCCGCAAGGTGCGCAATCCTTTTGCATGAGCCGATGAGGGAACCAAAGAGTGAATTAattcttctaatttttttatctCAATTTTCTAGTTCTTACTTTTTGGATCTCCCTTAACGAAAATATCTTTTCGCTTTTTACTTCTCATAAATCTTTCAAAGAGTTAAGCCAAGAAATTCTTCTCTCCTCAACAACTTTAATAACTTGACACTATTTATGGCCATTTGTCCGTATCTATTCATAAGCAAGAACCAAGTAAAGTTACCAATgttcttgtggtttagtggcacccggttacCAATGatccgtatatatatatatagaaatctgttcaaatgtggtcgcgcatTCCCGTGCAGTAAGCGCGGTTcacaccacttaatgttagaaaatgcaccactcaatgttagaaaacgcacaaaAACACCTtaaaacacacaacacacccaaaaaaatgcaccataactcccctgcccctaatggtgcatttgctgacactgtgtggtgtatatttacatacctagtggtgtgtttttcgGTGATACGTACCtaataatgcatatttgtgtggtgcattttctaacattgagtagtgtatacttgtatacatagtgatgcggccgcactgaccacACGTTAAGGAGCGGTCGCACTGACCACACGTTATGgagcggccacacctgaacatgaccctagaaatctgttcaaatgtggtcgcgccttcccgtgcggccgatgtggttcacaccactcaatgttagaaaattcatcactcaatgttacaaaacgcaccacaattaaaatacacaaaaacaccataaaacacaccacacacccaaaataatgcaccataactctcaTGTCCCTagtggtgcatttgctaacactgtgtggtgtatatttacatacctagtggtgtgttttttgatgatgcgtacctaatgatgcacatttgtgtggtgtattttctaatattgagtggtgtatatttatatacatagtaGTGAGACCGCACTGACCGCATGTTAAAGGACAGTCACActtgatcatgactctatatatatatatatatatatatataagattttgtTTCTCGCTTCTGAGTATCGTTTTTTTAATATCATGAGTGGATTTGCAATTTGGCTGGGATGAAGTTGAAGCATTATATTTGCCAAGCAGCCCGATGGTTCCTTGTTCAGTTGGTATATATGAGCGTTTCAGATCGGTGCTACCATTACCTAAGTAATGTATAAAATTGTGAgcagtagttatgccgtggacctgggtccaataggATGttgtttcacaaatttaaaaaaaaaaacaaataacgGCGGTTCCTCATTGCAgtagaacacaaactctacattcacagactcTATACTCAACATTCATATTTtgctccacattcacacattacagggctatatgtttagtaactatattaccactgttatgcattcacacattcaaaactctatattcacaggtcctatactctatattcacaacttgggaactccacattcacacattacagggctacaagttgctagaactctgttaactctactacagattcccacattcataactctacattcacaaattctatactccatattcacaatttgaaacctccacattcacacatttcagggctggTAGAACTCTACTATAGATttacacattcataactctacattcacaaattctatacgccatatttacaatttgaaacctccacattcacacatttcagggttatatgtttactaatttatatatatatatatatatatatatatatatatatatatatatatagtgaaacggcgtcgttttggaCCCATGTCCATAGCGTCATTTTGGaccaaggtggacttgggtctacGGCATAATTTGCGAATTGTGACTTAGTTGGCTAattgttctttaattttctccttAAACTTATATGTTTTATTGAACTTACAGTTCAGTTTACGTGTGCATTCaatcaatttcaacaattgGAGAAATAGCCAAAAATATGTAGATTTGATAAGGATGGGACAAAATTGTGTAGATTCATTAGGCTGAGAAAGTATATAGAAACAGATATTACATTCTAACAAATTGTGTAAtactcaaaccaaaaaaaaaaatgggcgAAATTTATTTTGGTGAAAATGAACAGAGAGTCAACCCGCGGAAGGACCATTTACGCTTAGAAAATGATAGTTGTGAACAGGGGCAGAGCTAGGATTTGTTGGTGCGGGGGTCAACGACAATTCAagagaataataaaatgcattaatatttattaacataTTTCAAAATACTATCATTATATTACAAATCTACTAAAATTTAGAATGTCTCTCTCGCATGTCACAAAAATATCTATACTAAATTGTTTTTCAATGTATACTAGCAAACAATCATTAAGAAATACGCAATAACTTGAATGCGGGCGGGAGTACAATTAACATTTGATtgcatgtaaatcaaattaatcaattaaagaataTTCATGatcattaatttttaattaaaacaaaataaagacaAACCTTACTTGATTTCATTAGAGATGTATTCTCAAATTCGAATGAACAACAAAATGCTTCACCTCTTTGATCTGTATACTTTAATTGTCTCCGAATGATACGAAGATAGACTAGAAAATCTTAAAGAGTTTATAAGGAAGCATGCAAGTCAAAGAAGAAGGGTGGATGGAAAATCAAAGGAAATGGTCTTTCTCTTTCCTTCTTGCGGAACTAAAATGAAGgaaagcaattttttttttttgagtactactgactctgttacaatgtagtatctgttcataactactttctcaacctactgaagcacaaagagacagtAAGCGTCTCCACTAAAACTCGAACCTATCCCCTTCCACATGGGGTGCAACCCGGTGCCACTAGAGCACAATGTCATTGGCAAGGAAAGCAAAACTGATTTCCTTGTTTTCTCTAATTGACTCTCACACCGCAACAAATGAAGGAAAAACCAATGCTATGAAATGGGTTTCTTTGATTGCTTTTTTATTCTGCCAAAACCAAAAGCGAtgacaaaggaaaataaagaaagaaaaaagtttcCTGTTCTTTTTTCTCTcagctgaaaaaaaaaagagatacaaagtcatgaaaaatgatttccttgtcttcctTTTTTGTCGAAAACAAAAGGAATTAAAAGTCAAAAGTTAAACCAACTATTGTTTTTGCTTCTCAAACCTCTTGAACTCTTGGTGTGGTGCTGTCTGATTTTGATGAGGGGgccacaaaaaaattaaaagaaacctTTTTTGGAgggggaagggggggggggcTGCAGCTCTAATGTGGTAATCATGCAACTTTTGAAAGTAGTGGATTAACATTGTTAGTGACACAATATTCGTGGGATCATAAGTGTGAAAAACTCgagaaaaatgtaattaatactttacattttgatttaagaatattacatttttccttataagtaacaaatacttgtcaacattatttataagagaaagtgtaatatttttagatcaaaatgtaaaagtattacatttttacctctgtattacacttttttttataagtaaaaaaaatactttattcataattagtattGCACTTTccatattacattttttatattggCCCAAGTGATTCATTTCAAAGATAAAGATcctatatatcattaatttattttttttaaaaaaaattatgattaacGACAAGTGGAGACGACAGGAAAAGATTATGTTCTTATCTTTTCGGAGTGCTATCTTTTCAATCATGTAGTAATTTTAAATTGGCCTATAAGatgttataaaatttctaattacaATGacattatgtttattttattttaattaatattataactaTAATGAAAAGACTGGCAATTGCATTTAATTAAGCCTAACTACAAAAATGCTACGTAACTTATCAACTTGCCGTTAATTAGCGATTACCAAGTGTCGTTGATATtgacataaaaaaataaatttctgtAGTAAaacaaattagaaaataaaattatctttcttttacaaacaaattaaagatgttgtacTTGTCTAGTTGTCTTAGTAAATTTTcagatttcattttttttaattaattatgagttGGTCAATCCTTATGATCTCATAAAGAgtccaaacaataataaaatataaaaaagatatCAAATATATTAAGACATGTAAAATAGTACAAAGTAATTATTAttcttgttattgttgttgttggggaATATTTCAGGACTCAACCAATAACATATTGTGGTTTTTACTTCAAGTTTTTTTATGGGACAAAAcatccacctcatcatccaTTATCTCACTCAATCCTTAAAATATTGCTCcattagttttaagttttttttttcaattttttttttgtgaatccACAATTTTACTCCActaaattttaattctttatttatttattatcattctaaaaattataattataattataattataaatttgataacaATATTactgataataataaaattaataatattattattaataattatgaaaaattatagaatatgtttaaaaattataagatatgttataaaaattaaattaatttaaaaaaaaaaactaaaaaaaggaAGTTGCAAcggccacttttttttttaaaataataataaagaaagttAATTCAGAATGCCTGCCAGCTGGCGTGCATTCTAAAACGCCTAAGTGAGCGCGTGTAACACAAGCATATGTTGGATTGGACAGTGATACTCAATTGCACGACTCACTGCTCTTTGTTTTTTCCAAAAATCAGTGCTTGTTGGAGGACCCAACCCTAAAAAACCAACATATGTCCAATTAGTGAAAACTCATTATTGCTTAAGTTTTTATCGCTGTAAAAAATTCCTTTGAAATCCCTATTAGGGGTACTCTCTAAGGATTTTACAAAAatagacccaaaaaaaaaaaaaaatttgtaggaATTTTCTATCCAAAAAGCAAGTTTCCTGTGGTCATAGTATAGTTAGCTTGAATTTTGATTTGCATTCttatacaagtttttttttttttttttttttggaattaactctttttttttaagccAAAATTTTATTGATATAAGCGTCTAGGGGCTGAAAATCCTCGAAGATCGTACAGAAAGGAAGAGAGGGCCGATTCTGGCACCAAAtcagaagaaaagaaaacagtAGGTTCGGTGCAAGAGAGGCCAAAAGAAGCGAGTGCGTCTGCGGTATAATTTGGTTCGCGGTAGACATGAGAGACTATAGAATTGTTGAAGGCAAGATATTCCTTAATGCGAGCTATTGCATCTCGAATCCGCCATGGAAGATGGAGAAGAAATGAGAGCAAGGTACTTAGAATCAACCTCAATAAACTGGGGCCATTTAGCCGTAAGATCACACCAACGTAGGGAAAAATCCAAAGCAAAAGTCTCTGCCTCTAGTGCTGATGATGCATCCAAAGGGAAAGCTAAGGCAACAATAAGACTTCCACTAGAGTCACGTAAGCAGGCTCCTCCTGCACTTCCTGATGAAGTAAAGGCCGCATCGGCATTCTTATACAAGTAACTTCtgataatatatttcaaatttattaaaattttaaaatgtatttatactagtgttgatataatttttCGATGTGATACAaagatttttataattttttaaaacttcatTTTTTAACTTCATGAGTAtattttgataatcaatttatcattcatTCATGATCTATTTaagaatattaatatataaaattcatcaTCTCAATTTAAAGAATTCCAAATCTACTTTGATGTAACCTAAATCtattatacaaattaaaattcatccacttacacatacataaataactttttttttttgaaatataaagCTCAAACTTCATTAATAAAAACCAACTCAGCATTACAATTAGGAGGGATCAAATCCCAAGAACCCAGACCAGCTGAAGAACCAATTGCCCGTGCAAGCACGTGAGCCACATGATACTCTAACCTCTTGACATGGTGAaccgaaataaataaatttatttagtacAGTATATTTCAAAACTTATTATACTATGTGTGTGTTATACTAAATACAGCACATGGATTATTCAATAtgcaatatataattcattGTAAGGTAATACAAACTGCACCGCGCCCACGAGGTTTTGTATAcaaaacttttattattattatttaaattgggCATCCAAATCAATAAAACATATTGATATGACATTCTAATCATCTTTAACCTAAGttatatacaataataacaaattatattgGACTAACTACACTTTTTTCTAAGTTtaagtatctaattgaaacttttataattcaataatttaattacatattcaTGAATACTTCAAGCATTTATTTTACCCTTatccctaatatatatatatatatatatatggtcacgCTCAAGTGAGAATGGTTGCTTAGGAGAGAGCTAAGAACCACTCATAGCCGTTTACGTGTCTAGAaacaacgaatcagatgtaatttttttttaaaatgacacggtgtcattttcataaataactcaaactttagtgcaagtaaaatgtgttacaagtgcaagtaactggtacaagtttgcaagtaaaaagtgcaactaaaatcacttacaagtgtaaGTAATTTGTCTTggtaacattcatgcacctaatgaTAAAGTCTTTCACATAGGTGCACTTAACGATAACATCTGGTGCAACTAAtaataacattaggtgcacttaatattgatgttcagcgtatattttacttgcacttgtagtacattttacttgcacttgtaatacattttactttcacTTAAGTgtactatatgaaactgttactaACTTgaacttttaacacaatttatttgcacttcgatgttcaattatttacgaaatgtcatcgcattttttttaaaaaaaatcagtgcTTTTGATATGTTAGATTTGGGCACGTAGATGACTGCGAATAGTTCTTAGTTCTCTCTGGCTACATGTTCTCACCTGAACAgagtcctatatatatatatatatatatatatatatatatatatatatatatatataataaagaaaaaaagttattctatgatatatataggattagtcattaaaaaaaaaagaaaaaaaaaagatatatctCATATGAAGTTCAATAGTTATTCCATTTGaaattagttatattatatcaTCCTAGCactatttaacttttaatatatCACTTTTAATTCTAgaaataatgatcaaataaaccATCAAACTACACGTCATAATATTACAATTTGTTCACTCGATCCactcaaaaatattacaattagtccatcaaacaaataaaaagcttACAACAATTGAACCCAATCGACATGTTATACTGATAATTGTTAGTCACTTGTCCATGTgactaatatttttattgattattatttagtTCAATTGgaagattttgatttatttgatggatcaattatacattttttgaattaaattatcCAATTGCAAAATCCCGGCCCATTTAGTTCAGTGCGAGACATTCCTCATTCCTAAACTCTATAAATATATGCCATAATATGCATCATTTCGATCACAGTACAGTCCCAACTAAACCCCCCAAATTAAACCACTtgtctaattattatattatgggCAGCTCTCATCATCTTCATGTTGCTCTTCTCTCGAGTCCAGGCATGGGTCACCTTATCCCCGTGCTAGTTCTCGGCGACCGCCTCGCCACCCACCACCACCTTAAAGTCACCGTTCTCGCCATCACCACCCCCGCCGAAACCCAATTTCTTAAATCCCATCAGAAAAGTAATAGCCCCATAGACATAGTCCCTGTCCCGGCGGTCGACGTGTCCGGTCTAATCGACGAGAAAACCCAAGTCTTCACTCAGCTACGGATAACGGTTCGCGAGGCACTTCCCCAAGTCCGGTCCACCATTGCCGGTTTGGCCCACCGGCCCGACGCCCTCATCGTCGACATATTTTGTACTCAGGCCTTGCCCATAGCCGAGGAATTGGGGATTCCGAGGTATGCTTATCATCCAACCACCGCATGGACCGCCACTCTGGCCATGTATtttcaagtgtttgataaaagtATCACGGGGCAGTTCGTGGACCGGCTTGAACCGTTGAGGATTCCCGGGTGCATGCCGGTTCGACCGGAGGATATGGTTGACCCGTTGATGGACCGGGATGATCAGCAGTACCGGGAATACGTTAATCTCGGGATAGAGTACACCCAGTTTGACGGGCTATTGGTTAACACCTGGGAGGAACTGGAGCCTAACACCATTAAAGCTCTAAGAGAAAACGAGGAGTTGCGGGGTGTCGTGAAAGTACCAATATACCCTATAGGTCCGTTGAAGAGAAGCGTTGAGAGCAAGAATGAGGGGGATGGCAGAGACGAGATTTTGGAGTGGTTGGATAGGCAACCGGCTGAGTCGGTTTTGTACTTGTCGTTTGGGAGCGGGGGAATGTTAACGGCGGAGCAAACGGCGGAGTTGGCTTGGGGGTTAGAGAATAGCCAGCAAAGATTCGTTTGGGTGGTCCGGCCGCCGTGTGACGGCGGTCCCGACAGCTCCATCAACCCAAAATTAGAAGGCGGCGGTGGCGCCGCCCCGGATTACTTGCCGGAAGGATTTCTCGCTCGGACTAAAGATGTGGGATTTGTGGTCCAGATGTGGGCTAACCAGATCGAAATATTGACCCACCCATCAGTGGGCGGGTTCCTGTCTCACTGCGGATGGAACTCGACTCTGGAAAGCCTGACGAACAACGTGCCAATCATTGCATGGCCGCTTTACGCGGAGCAGAAGATGAACGCCGCCATGCTGGCGGAAGAAGTCGGGGTGGCGGTCCGGCCGGCGGTAACGCCGACGGAGAAGGTGGTGAGGAGACAGGAGATAGAGGCAATGGTGAGAACGCTGTTGCAGCACAAAGAAGGGGAAGCCATTAGAGAGAGAGTGAAGAAACTAAAAGTGAGTGGCGAAATTGCTCTAAGCAAGGCTGGATCTTCCTACAACTCCATGTGTGAGCTTGTGAAAGACATGGAAGCAAGAATGCTCACAAAGTCCCGCGAAATTTACTAAGGAAAATGATACGCGTACTCCCAGTTTTTACTCCCAACTTTTAATAGCTTATTAGAATCCTGCCTCATCTCATCAGGGAATAAAATTGTAGGAGTAAGATTTGGGAGTACATATAATAGAACTCTTTTAACTAAATGATTCAAGAGTACAATTATTCTCTAAGTCTTGTTGTAACTGTAAAATTAGACTAAAGTTCGAAAATTAGCAAGAcagtacaaaattatatttaaaatagacAGATCTGGATCTTGTACTCAGCATTTAGCTCTGTCTACCCCAGTATAGATGTATGCATTTAagagaaattaaatttgtacAGTTGCAAGTTTAGAATGCAGCGGCGATGAGTCCCTTTCGTGATGAAAGGTATATGTGGTATGAATAAGATGATTCATGCATTTGTTGGCTCCAAAAAAGGTTGCATTAATAACCTTGATGAGGAAAGATTGATCCTATAAGAGGacaaacaatttttatttctcttcAAGGGAGGAAGATTGCCGGTGTTTTCATCTATAGTCCCATGGAGCTCCAAGAGCATGTGAAGTTTCTGTCAAGTTTAACTTTGTTTCTGtcaaatttaactttttgtaagaaatgtttattattaaccTTCTGATTTAAGTTAAAGTCGGGCTGATTTATCttaaataattatgatattaaaaagtaaaattaaaaaaataaaagaaaaaaaggaagcTGTCAGACAAATTAATTGAATGTAGATGGTATAGGGATGTTCGAAAAAAtaccaaacaaaacaaaacaaaaagaaatattattttatataaattaaagaaaaatgctTGAAAGCAAGGAGAATAGcagccaaatatatatatattccaactCCTATGAGAACTACTCCCCAAATAACAACGTCTAGTCTAATGTGGACCATTAAAAACAAATGATGAGCAACAAATATGCTTAGATTAAGGAAATTAGGagaataaaataagaaagaataTTTTTCAAAGGAAAATTAGTCTTTCGATCAAGTAGATCGAGATGACAATTTCAATTTGTCCAGCGGATATCCATCCCGCATGGATTGGTTTTTTTGGGCTATAGTGATGGTgggtcttaaaaaaattaaatccgTGGTGGGTCAAGTTAcgttcatattattttttgtacaaAACCTGCCTATAATCCCACCCgaaccactatatatatatatagagagagagagagagaaagatagagagagaaattaaaataagtaatagtatgtagttaattataaaagtttctagAACTTTGATATGTCATGAAATAGCCTTTTATTTGTGCACATTTATACTTGCTTTTTATTCAAACGTTATGTAACAGAATATGGAATAGTGCTTAATTTGGTGTATTTTGTTTAAAGGAAGGAAGGACCAAGCAATGAGCAAGCTAGCGTGAAAAGATGTTAATCTTGGGAGAAAACGAAGGTTTAAAGCACAAGGAAAACAACCGAGGCCACCCCGGGAAACAAAGGAGCAAAACGAAGGCGTGAAGGTCAACTAAaagaactcacgctgacactcacaccgtgagtgtcagcgtgagtcctcAATAGAGTTTCTGATCAGggactcacgctgagactcacggtgtgagtctcaACGTGAGTATGATGAtcagaaactgatcattgaaactcacgctgacactcacaccgtgagtctcaatgatcagCTTGTGATCGTTGAGACTCACGTGACTCCTGGTCCTGAAGAGTGTGAAAGTGTGCAAATTTGGACTATAAATACTTCTCGGAAGTTATTTTTTAGAATACTTTTGAATTTCTAAGTTCTCCTTTTAGGTTTTTCTCTCTAGGAAGCTTTAAGAACACTTCCCACACTTGTAATCTACCATGAATTAggaaatttagaagaagaattCCTTTGTATTcacaacattcaagttcaatttcaagattATTTCCTTCCATTAAATAATCAAGTTAAGTTCTTTATCTCATACttttgcatttatatttcttaaagtttcttttgaattccatgtttattatttcaattgcttttagttttacatttcaaGCATGAGTAGTTAAACATTTCTAGaatttgaattgaacttccttgaatatgaatcccaatatgaattaaattgtataaattaggttttgtattgTCTTAATGTTGAACTTGGCAATGAATTGAGTGGAATTGATTTGACTCTTCATAattatggccaaattatgcaagagatatttggaattggtgttccacctatgagaatagggctacaccatagccacacctctcatatttcttactcacctttgagaaaagggagtttgaaggaaattaaataagcacacaaagtgtttgttaaattgcttcttctagccaagttgccatgagaatgtgacttaggattagttgatagtccaattgatcacgagagtgacattgacacttaaaccatttcccaaagttcatcatctagactTTGGGTAACTTAAACTTTAGACATAAACAGGAttttattcaaggatgtttggttcatatctctatttcatttattatcttttaattccCTTACTTGCTCTCGTTATTGATTTCTTGAACATGCAACAATCCAATCTCTTTAGGTTAGCTTTTGAACACTCTATGAACCCGTGCTTAACCCCTCATTACTTAAACTCCAATTAAGTcattcctagaggacgacactcactaatcaaaccactaaaaatacaactttcaaacttTTACTAACTTTCTACTATTTTTAGTTCTAAActaataagtttattttaaaatattaataatttaattattatatttgaatatttttattattttatgttttaatataactagcaaattttattatgtgtaataagtaatttaaatattatttaaatttttgtaataatataatgacaggataattgggcaggCAAACACCGATCCGAACCACGGACAGACAAGCGGATGTAGGGAAGTCAAACAACCACCCGTTACACAAGCACGACATATTGAAGAGGAATTACTCCAACAGCTCCATATGTATAGAAAAGAGGGGCCAAATTGCAATATTGCACAGGATCCCTATTTTTATTGGAACgactttata
This portion of the Ipomoea triloba cultivar NCNSP0323 chromosome 5, ASM357664v1 genome encodes:
- the LOC116018808 gene encoding anthocyanidin 3-O-glucosyltransferase 5-like — encoded protein: MGSSHHLHVALLSSPGMGHLIPVLVLGDRLATHHHLKVTVLAITTPAETQFLKSHQKSNSPIDIVPVPAVDVSGLIDEKTQVFTQLRITVREALPQVRSTIAGLAHRPDALIVDIFCTQALPIAEELGIPRYAYHPTTAWTATLAMYFQVFDKSITGQFVDRLEPLRIPGCMPVRPEDMVDPLMDRDDQQYREYVNLGIEYTQFDGLLVNTWEELEPNTIKALRENEELRGVVKVPIYPIGPLKRSVESKNEGDGRDEILEWLDRQPAESVLYLSFGSGGMLTAEQTAELAWGLENSQQRFVWVVRPPCDGGPDSSINPKLEGGGGAAPDYLPEGFLARTKDVGFVVQMWANQIEILTHPSVGGFLSHCGWNSTLESLTNNVPIIAWPLYAEQKMNAAMLAEEVGVAVRPAVTPTEKVVRRQEIEAMVRTLLQHKEGEAIRERVKKLKVSGEIALSKAGSSYNSMCELVKDMEARMLTKSREIY